In the genome of Phycisphaerales bacterium, the window GGCGTGTTCGGGACGGTCAACGACATGGTGGTGTTCGACGACGGTGACGGGCCCGCCCTCTACCTCGCCGGGGATCGAGTCTGGCCGGATCGAGCGCCGCTGCCAGTAGAGATCGGTGTGGCCCGCTAGGATGGCGCCGCGTTCTCGGTGGTCGAAGGGTCTCCGGCCTCGGTGGTGCGTGACATGCTGGTCATCGATGATGGTGGCGGCGAGTCGTTGTACCTGGGTGGGCGGATGCACCTTCCCGGCATCGCCAGTAGCATCGGCGCCGCCCGTTGGGACGGCGACGCATGGACCGCGCTCGGGGAAGGTTTCGACGATGACGCCCTCTCGCTGGCGTTCTTCGATCGCGGCGACGGGCCAGCGCTCTACGCCGCCGGGCGCTTCGAGGAGATCGGCGACGACCGCGTCGAGTACATCGCCCGATGGGATGGCGACGCGTGGCGGCCGCTCGACGAACCCCTGGAAGGCGGCGCCATCCTCATCACGGGGTGGGATCAGGGCGACCTGCGCGGCCTGTACGCCGTGGGAGGGTCGGGGTACATCGACGATCGGTACATCGGCGGCGTGCCGCGCTGGGGCGCCTGCACCCCGTGCCCGGCCGACCTCGACATCGATGGGGCGTTGACGATCTTCGACTTCCTGGTGTTCCAGAACCTGTTCCAGCATGGCGACCTTCGCGCCGACTTCGATGGCGACGGTGAGCTCACCCTCTTCGACTTCCTGGCCTTCCAGACCGCCTTCGACGCGGGCTGCCCGTAGCAGGCCTCCGCGACCAATCTCCGCTTCGAACAACAAAGCCCGGGCTCGCGCCCGGGCCTCGTTCTTTCCATTGCCCAGTGCCCGATCCCCGTTGCCCGCCTACTCTGCCGCCGCCTCCGCCGCCAGCCCGCCCACGCCGCCGGCCTCGCGGATCATCGCGTGCAGGTTCGCGACCCGGTCCAGGTGCTTGAGTATCTTGTCTAGGTCGAAGACAAATAGAGCGCCCTCGTCAGCGAACTCGACGAATCGCGGATGGGGTAGATCACATAACTCGCACGCCTTGAATGCTGCCTCCACCCATGTCACAGCCAGATCCGCCGACGTTGTGGCATCATCTGGATGTCGGCTCGTCACGAGTTCGATGGGCTTGCGGCCTTCCGACAACAGCCAACGTTTGAGGACTTGGTATCGAAAAGGCTTAGGCCCACCGAGCCAACCGCCCCGCGTTCCCACGACGCCTACCGGGCCTGTCGGTATTGATGGATCCTCGATGCACAGACAGACAATTCGGTCATCATCTACCCCGGCCAAGAAGATCGATTCACGTTGCGTCGCGTTGGGTAGCGTAAATGCTCTAGTCAAAGTCCAATCTTGCCAAGGCACGCGACGCCGAAACCACCGAAAGCGGTCGAGACTTCGTACGACCTGATCCACCGATATCGGTTCGGCGTGAGGCAGGCCTTGCCTGATGCTTCGTCTGAGCTCTCTCGTCGAGAGCACGATGGTTCCAACAACAAGAACCGTCAAGACGACAACGAGGTTAATGGCTCCCCAACTCACATCGTCCTTCGCATCGTAAATCGTGCTCCTACTCCGCCGCCTCCGCCGCCATCTCCTCATCCAGGTTGTGGTACACCTTCTGCACGTCCTCGTTGTCCTCGAGCGCGTCGACGAGGTTCATGAGCTTGGTGGCCTCTTCGGGCGTGGGTTTGGCGATGACGTTTGGGATCTTGTCGATGCCGCCCTCGCTCACCTCGATGTTGGCTTGTTCGAGGGCCTGACGCACGGCGTGGTAGTCGGTGCGCTCGGTGGTGATGACCCAGTAGCCTTCTTCATCGCCATCGGCTTCCGG includes:
- a CDS encoding GC-type dockerin domain-anchored protein gives rise to the protein MVEGSPASVVRDMLVIDDGGGESLYLGGRMHLPGIASSIGAARWDGDAWTALGEGFDDDALSLAFFDRGDGPALYAAGRFEEIGDDRVEYIARWDGDAWRPLDEPLEGGAILITGWDQGDLRGLYAVGGSGYIDDRYIGGVPRWGACTPCPADLDIDGALTIFDFLVFQNLFQHGDLRADFDGDGELTLFDFLAFQTAFDAGCP